The proteins below are encoded in one region of Ricinus communis isolate WT05 ecotype wild-type chromosome 6, ASM1957865v1, whole genome shotgun sequence:
- the LOC8287272 gene encoding uncharacterized protein LOC8287272, which translates to MMATASGSSKEKESWLPTEFLSMEKENFNKNDFSEFKKSSFTFPTEFPYEFDSFGCSPTSLSSPDESVIGSTETESSDEDDFLAGLTRRLTQQLTVQPEKWVMAGSPESTLSGIGSWSVSSNGSPNGVLSPPTTPFGVKNDTWDLIYAAAGQVARLKMSNEGSKCNNFQERGSLGSFRTQNQETELKNQTHAGFYSSQSFGHSVSQMNQYQCQVRQEEMLKQQCPSVWGRQHAKVGYQAHPQHQHQHPHNHTQAQSQSHYHHHHQQQQIQSRGRSVVGCENGVGCVRPLGLPQSAWPPLQVQSNQHQNYQQHHHSGSGMRAVLLGGSNSVNNKKECAGTGVFLPRRYGNNSPSESKKKSACSTVLLPAKVVQALNLNFEDMNGHAQPRSNTGFASDYDMLMARRNAILAQQKRNLRHDGVVLNHEVRLPQEWTY; encoded by the exons ATGATGGCCACTGCTTCTGGGTCTtcgaaagaaaaagaatcttGGTTGCCAACTGAGTTTCTTTctatggaaaaagaaaactttaacAAGAACGATTTCTCTGAGTTCAAGAAATCCAGTTTTACTTTCCCAACTGAGTTCCCTTACGAGTTTGACTCTTTTGGCTGTTCCCCTACTTCTTTAAGCTCACCAGATGAGTCTGTTATCGGTTCTACCGAGACAGAAAGCAGCGACGAAGATGATTTTCTTGCTGGGTTAACTCGGAGACTCACTCAGCAGCTCACTGTTCAACCTgag aaatgggtTATGGCCGGGTCACCAGAGTCTACACTGAGCGGAATCGGAAGCTGGTCGGTTTCAAGTAACGGGAGTCCAAACGGAGTGTTGTCACCGCCAACAACCCCTTTCGGAGTGAAAAATGATACATGGGATCTGATTTATGCAGCTGCTGGTCAAGTTGCTAGGTTAAAGATGAGTAATGAAGGCAGCAAGTGCAATAACTTCCAAGAAAGGGGTTCCCTGGGTTCTTTCAGGACTCAAAATCAAGAAACTGAACTTAAAAATCAGACCCATGCTGGGTTTTACTCTAGCCAGAGCTTTGGTCACTCAGTATCACAAATGAATCAG TATCAGTGTCAAGTGAGGCAGGAAGAAATGCTAAAGCAACAGTGTCCTTCAGTTTGGGGAAGGCAGCACGCGAAAGTTGGCTACCAGGCTCATCCACAACACCAGCACCAACACCCCCACAACCACACTCAGGCACAGAGCCAGTCTCACTACCACCACCATCATCAACAGCAGCAGATCCAGAGTAGAGGCAGAAGTGTTGTTGGGTGTGAAAATGGTGTTGGATGTGTGCGTCCTTTGGGTTTACCTCAGTCTGCTTGGCCACCTCTACAAGTTCAATCAAATCAGCACCAAAATTATCAACAACATCACCACTCTGGTTCAGGCATGAGAGCTGTTTTGCTTGGTGGATCTAATAGcgttaataataaaaaagaatgtgCTGGTACTGGTGTTTTCTTGCCTCGTCGATATGGCAACAACAGCCCCTCTGAATCCAAGAAAAAGTCCG cTTGCTCAACAGTTCTTCTCCCAGCAAAGGTTGTTCAagctttaaatttaaactttgaaGACATGAATGGCCATGCTCAACCGCGTTCAAACACTGGCTTTGCCTCTGATTATG ATATGTTGATGGCAAGAAGGAATGCCATATTAGCACAGCAGAAGAGAAATTTACGCCATGATGGAGTGGTCCTGAATCATGAAGTGCGGTTGCCTCAAGAATGGACATACTGA